The Bacillus vallismortis genome window below encodes:
- a CDS encoding expansin EXLX1 family cellulose-binding protein, producing the protein MKKKISAFVSVVLLMILYFSPQASAAYDDLHEGYATYTGSGYSGGAFLLDPIPSDMEIAAINPADLNYGGVKAALAGSYLEVEGPKGKTMVYVTDLYPEGAQGALDLSPNAFRKIGNMKDGKINIKWRVVKAPITGNFTYRIKEGSSRWWAAIQVRNHKYPVMKMEYAKDGKWVNMEKMDYNHFVSTNVGTGSLKVRMTDIRGKVVKDTIPKLPESGTSNAYTVPGHVQFPE; encoded by the coding sequence ATGAAAAAGAAAATCAGTGCATTTGTTAGCGTGGTTTTGTTGATGATCCTTTATTTTTCCCCGCAAGCTTCGGCGGCATATGACGACCTGCATGAAGGCTATGCAACGTATACAGGGTCGGGTTATTCAGGAGGAGCTTTCCTGCTGGATCCCATTCCTTCCGATATGGAGATTGCTGCAATCAATCCGGCAGATCTCAATTACGGGGGAGTGAAAGCGGCACTCGCAGGCTCTTATTTGGAAGTCGAGGGGCCAAAAGGAAAAACAATGGTCTACGTTACCGATCTGTATCCTGAAGGCGCTCAGGGAGCTCTTGATCTGTCACCTAATGCTTTCCGTAAAATCGGCAATATGAAAGATGGAAAAATCAACATCAAATGGCGTGTTGTCAAAGCCCCAATCACAGGGAATTTCACGTACAGGATCAAAGAAGGAAGCAGCAGGTGGTGGGCTGCAATCCAAGTCAGAAACCACAAGTATCCTGTTATGAAAATGGAATATGCTAAAGATGGAAAGTGGGTCAACATGGAAAAAATGGACTATAACCATTTTGTCAGTACCAATGTAGGGACAGGCTCTCTCAAAGTCAGAATGACGGACATCCGCGGAAAGGTTGTGAAAGACACCATTCCGAAGCTGCCTGAAAGCGGAACGTCCAATGCATATACAGTACCGGGCCATGTACAGTTTCCTGAATGA